In the Ipomoea triloba cultivar NCNSP0323 chromosome 6, ASM357664v1 genome, one interval contains:
- the LOC116021833 gene encoding uncharacterized protein LOC116021833, giving the protein MLLAVEGGGFFSSSASGYSKGLSLLLLGQKNEEKPMRVTPWSHYQLVNQETDTDPELASRKSRLVRGCASFVCFGRAAAGLESPSPLKVGPTQQQEVSPASCPASEKGKDTDSDCLVEDTNTSAKLSLKSSLRKPANSIAVPGGSANDCETVGETSNDAPDHILRRKVQWTDTSGGELFEIREFELSDEESGDEYDSGNERSCSCKIM; this is encoded by the exons ATGTTATTGGCAGTAGAAGGTGGGggtttcttctcttcttcagcTTCTGGGTATAGCAAGGGCCTGTCCCTTCTTCTCTTGGGTCAGAAGAACGAAGAGAAGCCCATGAGAGTTACGCCTTGGAGCCATTACCAATTGGTGAACCAAGAAACTGATACTGATCCTGAACTGGCTTCCAGGAAGAGCAGGCTTGTCCGTGGGTGCGCTTCCTTTGTCTGCTTTGGTCGTGCTGCCGCTGGACTCGAGAGCCCATCTCCACTTAAGGTTGGTCCTACTCAGCAGCAAGAAGTATCGCCAGCCAGTTGCCCTGCTTCTGAAAAGGGTAAGGACACCGATTCTGATTGTCTTGTTGAAGACACAAATACATCTGCGAAGCTTTCACTTAAGAGTAGCTTAAGGAAACCAGCAAATAGTATAGCGGTTCCTGGTGGCAGTGCCAATGATTGTGAGACCGTGGGTGAAACGAGTAATGATGCCCCTGATCATATCCTTAGAAGGAAGGTTCAGTGGACAGATACATCTGGTGGGGAGCTTTTCGAGATCCGGGAATTTGAGCTTAG TGATGAAGAATCAGGCGATGAGTATGATAGCGGGAATGAAAGGAGTTGCTCGTGCAAGATTATGTAG
- the LOC116023734 gene encoding probable serine/threonine-protein kinase At1g54610 produces the protein MGSVQAKPPQRGAEKMRLENGYARAARRSTGQRYVTEEPGRPSRPEPRIGNDAYVGNGGRETAVDRKVIARKGEKPRSSGGKAPAEIDSKKTNSGEEEMVDGWPKWLVDNIPGQVLAGLVPKSADSYEKIDKVGSGTYSNVYKARDKETGKIVAMKKVRFDTSEPQSVKFMAREIMILQKLDHPNIIKLEGLATSRMQYSIYLVFDYMQSDLASIISRPGGRLNESQVKCYMQHLLSGLQHCHERGILHRDIKGSNLLIDKSGMLKIADFGLANFFNTGTRRPLTTRVVTLWYRAPELLLGATEYGAGIDLWSAGCLMAEMFVGRPILPGRTEVEQLNKIFKLCGTPSEEYWKKTRLPTTFRPPYAYKPCIREAFRHFPSSSSGLLHTLLALDPSHRGSAASALQNEYFYTSPLACHISELPVVHKEDPEPAIIDGRRHRASRHRSQSIKERRRKDTEADEEPKGDSGDSNEVEQLNLYYSGAGKYTDKTVMNSQESGSSSSTTTRRRSKSVKEDNIPTYTSSPVAENPEKSSRSEEADDNPNNAAMNIRDRPPRATTAKNHNVVNYKDNMHRLNHVQRSASARAHKYGSSQAS, from the exons ATGGGGTCTGTTCAAGCGAAGCCACCACAGAGGGGCGCGGAGAAGATGAGGCTGGAAAATGGGTATGCCAGGGCGGCTAGGAGATCAACTGGCCAGAGATATGTCACTGAAGAACCTGGCAGGCCTTCCCGGCCTGAGCCGAGGATTGGAAATGATGCATATGTTGGCAATGGAGGCAGGGAAACCGCGGTTGATAGGAAGGTGATCGCGAGGAAAGGAGAGAAGCCGAGGAGCAGTGGTGGCAAAGCTCCTGCAGAAATTGATTCCAAGAAAACAAACTCTGGGGAAGAAGAGATGGTGGATGGTTGGCCAAAATGGCTAGTGGATAATATTCCAGGACAGGTTCTTGCAGGTTTAGTCCCAAAAAGTGCAGATTCCTATGAGAAAATTGATAAG GTAGGTTCAGGGACTTACAGCAATGTCTACAAAGCGCGAGACAAGGAAACAGGAAAGATTGTTGCCATGAAGAAAGTCAGGTTTGACACATCAGAGCCACAAAGTGTAAAATTTATGGCAAGAGAGATCATGATTCTGCAGAAGTTGGATCATCCAAACATTATAAAGCTTGAAGGGCTGGCAACTTCAAGAATGCAGTACAGTATTTACCTGGTTTTTGACTATATGCAGTCTGATTTAGCCAGCATTATATCCAGGCCTGGTGGAAGGCTCAATGAATCACAG GTCAAGTGCTACATGCAGCATCTTCTATCTGGCCTGCAGCATTGCCATGAAAGGGGCATTTTGCACAGAGACATAAAGGGCTCAAATTTGCTGATTGACAAAAGTGGGATGCTGAAAATCGCAGATTTTGGGCTCGCCAACTTCTTCAACACGGGAACGAGGCGCCCCCTCACTACACGAGTCGTGACGCTCTGGTACAGAGCCCCCGAGCTGCTACTAGGTGCTACAGAATATGGTGCAGGAATTGACCTGTGGAGTGCAGGGTGTCTCATGGCTGAAATGTTTGTTGGCAGGCCAATTTTGCCTGGCAGGACAGAg GTTGAGCAACTTAACAAGATCTTCAAGCTATGTGGCACACCATCAGAAGAATACTGGAAAAAAACAAGGCTTCCAACAACTTTCAGGCCACCCTATGCATACAAGCCTTGCATCAGAGAAGCTTTCAGACACTTTCCATCTTCTTCCTCGGGTCTACTCCACACGCTCCTCGCGCTAGATCCATCCCATCGCGGCTCTGCAGCTTCTGCTCTCCAAAATGAG TACTTTTACACAAGCCCCTTAGCATGTCACATTTCTGAGCTGCCTGTAGTCCACAAGGAAGATCCAGAGCCTGCAATCATTGACGGAAGAAG GCATAGAGCCTCCAGGCACAGGTCTCAATCAATAAAAGAGAGGAGGAGGAAAGATACAGAAGCTGATGAAGAGCCAAAAGGGGATTCTGGTGATTCAAATGAGGTTGAACAACTGAACTTATATTATTCT GGGGCAGGTAAATACACAGATAAAACAGTGATGAACAGCCAAGAATCAGGAAGCAGTAGCAGCACAACAACAAGGAGAAGAAGCAAATCTGTAAAGGAAGACAATATCCCTACTTATACATCTTCACCTGTTGCAGAAAACCCTGAGAAATCTTCAAGAAGTGAAGAAGCTGATGATAACCCTAATAACGCCGCCATGAATATCAGGGACAGGCCTCCAAGAGCCACAACAGCCAAGAACCACAACGTTGTCAACTACAAAGACAACATGCACAGGTTGAACCATGTCCAGAGGTCTGCCTCAGCTAGAGCTCACAAATATGGATCATCACAAGCTTCTTAA
- the LOC116022843 gene encoding uncharacterized protein LOC116022843, with protein sequence MLASPSSFLHRNPNPPPADPTKSARTCRPSPTIPTKFRRQSLPNRAADLGRWTALRLDAQQQRGQTKQKPQEQEEQLSGADVLRALQRASAQKIKKNHTRGRERVAEKASRGGEREEGVDVTKDESSVRALCINGEWGARLDDLEKQLRDLMHS encoded by the coding sequence ATGTTGGCCTCTCCGTCTTCCTTCCTGCACAGGAATCCCAACCCTCCACCTGCAGACCCCACCAAATCGGCGAGAACCTGCCGCCCTTCTCCGACCATCCCTACCAAGTTCCGCCGCCAATCACTCCCCAATCGCGCCGCCGATTTAGGTAGATGGACGGCACTCAGATTGGACGCCCAGCAGCAAAGAGGGCAAACGAAGCAGAAGCCGCAAGAACAAGAAGAACAACTGAGCGGCGCCGATGTGCTGCGGGCACTGCAACGAGCCTCAGCccagaaaatcaagaaaaaccaTACCCGAGGCCGGGAAAGAGTGGCGGAGAAGGCGAGCAGAGGCGGAGAAAGAGAAGAAGGCGTTGATGTAACTAAAGATGAAAGCAGTGTTCGAGCCTTGTGCATCAATGGCGAATGGGGTGCTCGTCTGGACGATTTGGAGAAGCAACTTCGCGACCTTATGCattcatga
- the LOC116022947 gene encoding light-harvesting complex-like protein OHP2, chloroplastic, which produces MPVTSSPFSYIKIPKPPVSSSCTSMRFCATRPIIFTVRSSQAEGPFRRPVAPSPPTPVKPVPPSPPSSPPKPAAVAAVEDKTVITLEFQRQKAKELQEYFKQKKAEEANQGPFFGFIGKNEISNGRWAMFGFAVGMLTEYATGSDFVDQVKILLSNFGILDLE; this is translated from the exons ATGCCGGTAACATCATCTCCATTTTCATACATAAAAATCCCAAAACCACCCGTTTCTTCCTCTTGCACTTCAATGAGATTCTGTGCAACCAGGCCCATCATATTTACAGTAAGGAGCTCTCAGGCTGAAGGCCCTTTCAGAAGACCCGTGGCTCCTTCTCCTCCTACGCCTGTAAAGCCCGTCCCACCCTCTCCGCCGAGCTCTCCTCCCAAGccggcggcggtggcggcggtGGAGGACAAGACTGTAATTACTCTCGAGTTCCAGAGGCAAAAGGCTAAGGAGCTGCAAGAGTATTTCAAGCAGAAGAAGGCTGAAGAAGCCAATCAAGGCCCTTTCTTTGGTTTTATTGGCAAGAATGAAATTTCCAATGGCAG ATGGGCAATGTTTGGATTTGCTGTTGGAATGTTAACAGAGTATGCCACAGGCTCTGACTTTGTTGATCAAGTTAAGATTCTTCTCTCAAATTTTGGAATACTAGACTTGGAATGA
- the LOC116022946 gene encoding uncharacterized protein LOC116022946 — protein MGSEIGTVEQRLKSFLSQLQSEFGILDRIVYKNKNQHRRCSYFQYLMKVRRDLRLLKSANPEEIFSASFDVIHGKRPKQKVQLLESLKKKRRTDSNKHNFLDRLLGVAHLLSQMAEPMLKAATQVSTLLARSFFMGFSLMVLALLARIRVLVQQMLLDVVFVFNRVSSLSQKEQAVRLTQERFEVFREYYPAKQQQPTFLECIWETDKYRLIERKGGSEVENQEKKIKEDAACIETSKIQYQSVEIFLGEDECDKTVPDEVNIERSSFLNEKDKSSSLLSPVLITPGSNDDEPQVPRGSDIAVSPDKSIVSTGSGMLKSDAEVKIKAKAQRNVAFVSVKVSAPPSLSSVNEPGHCLQGKEKGGSSTTEEDPFFSLLTTGGNKNSTLF, from the coding sequence ATGGGTTCGGAGATTGGAACAGTTGAGCAAAGGTTGAAATCGTTTCTCAGTCAGCTTCAATCTGAGTTTGGCATTCTCGATCGAATTGTGTACAAAAACAAGAATCAACACAGAAGATGCTCTTATTTTCAGTACCTGATGAAGGTGAGAAGAGACTTAAGACTTCTCAAATCAGCAAATCCGGAGGAGATTTTCAGTGCCTCATTTGATGTCATCCATGGAAAGAGGCCTAAGCAAAAGGTGCAGCTTCTGGAAAGcctgaagaagaagagaagaacaGACAGTAACAAGCACAACTTTTTGGATCGGCTCCTGGGAGTTGCTCACCTGTTGTCACAGATGGCTGAGCCGATGTTGAAGGCAGCAACGCAGGTATCAACTCTTCTTGCTCGATCATTTTTCATGGGGTTTTCATTGATGGTGTTGGCCTTGTTGGCGCGAATCAGAGTTTTGGTTCAGCAAATGCTTCTAGATGTTGTTTTTGTATTCAACCGTGTatcctctctctctcaaaaGGAACAAGCCGTTAGGTTAACTCAAGAACGTTTTGAGGTTTTTAGAGAATATTATCCCGCAAAGCAACAACAGCCTACTTTCCTAGAATGCATTTGGGAGACAGATAAGTATAGATTAATTGAGAGGAAAGGTGGAAGTGAGGTTGAAAACCaggaaaagaaaatcaaagaagATGCTGCTTGTATTGAAACATCAAAGATTCAGTACCAAAGTGTAGAGATTTTCCTAGGAGAAGACGAATGTGATAAGACTGTTCCTGATGAAGTTAATATAGAAAGATCATCTTTCTTGAATGAAAAGGATAAGAGTTCTTCCCTGTTGAGTCCTGTCCTCATTACTCCCGGGAGTAATGATGATGAACCGCAAGTTCCACGAGGTTCAGATATTGCGGTTTCTCCTGACAAGAGTATTGTTTCTACTGGAAGCGGGATGCTTAAGAGTGATGCCGAAGTGAAAATCAAGGCTAAAGCACAGCGTAATGTTGCATTTGTGTCGGTAAAAGTATCTGCTCCTCCTTCACTGTCATCTGTGAATGAACCAGGACATTGCCTTCAAGGAAAGGAAAAGGGTGGTTCTTCAACTACAGAAGAAGACCCATTTTTCAGTTTACTTACAACAGGAGGAAACAAGAATAGTACtctgttttaa